Within Meles meles chromosome 19, mMelMel3.1 paternal haplotype, whole genome shotgun sequence, the genomic segment AAGATTTACCCCTGGGATCTGGCATTGACcctggtgtggggaggggagcaggggttCCCAGAGCAAGACTGGCTTCCCAGTAGGGACCGCCTTGTGCCAGGCACAGCCCAGCTTGGGTGCCTGCTCTTGCTGCAGGGGGATGCAGGTCTAGAGGATTCAGTGGGCTCTTGTGGTCAAGTCATGGCCACCATTCAGACTGCCTCCTGGTCatcctgcagggcagagagctcAGCTAAGGGCATCCATTCCTTCTACAACAACGTCACTGGGCTGACCAGGTTCGGTGAGGTGAGGATCCTAGCTCCATACCCCGCCCCCTGTGAATGTGCATGCCCCACCAGTTCCCTACAGAAAAATTCATGGGCATGTGCACCCCTGATGCCCTTTCCCCAACCTGTCACTGCAGAAAGTGGTGCTGGAAATGAACCGCTTGGGCATGATGATCGATTTGTCCCATGTCTCAGACACTGTGGCTCGGAGAGCCTTGGAAGTGTCACGGGCACCTGTGATCTTCTCCCACTCGGCTGCCCGAGGTGTGTGCAAGAATGCCAGGAATGTTCCTGATGATATCCTACAGCTTCTGGTGAGAGACTGCCCGGGCCCTCAAACCAAGACCCCTTGAACCTAAGCCCCTGTTCCTTCAACTTTCTCAAACCCTAGGCTGAACATCTGCCCCACAAACCCACAGTCCATAGCCCCTGAATTCTTGAACTCAGGTGTGGGGGTTCTAAGCAGTAAATACTGCAAGACATTTCCATCCCAACCAGAGTGGAGACTCCTCCATTTACACAAACCTTGAGGTGAAGTCTCCTCTGACATCAAACCCAGAGCTGAACACCTTCTTCACGGGAGCCTAGAGGCAGGTGGGTGTTTCGGGGGCAAAGCTGAGTGTCCATATGTCCACCCCTGCAGAAGAAGAATGGTGGCATCGTGATGGTGACTTTGTCAGTGGGGGTGCTGCAATGCAACCCGTTAGCCAACGTGTCCACTGTGGCAGGTaagccctgcttgggctctctgaAGAGTTCTGATTTGCTCCTGCAGCCTTGGGATGGGGAGGCTCAGTACAGCCCCAGTAGTCTGACTCATTCTTGGCTGCAGGCACAGCTCCTAAAAACTCAATGATGAATGGTATAAAACATCTTGATGCCATGTGGAACTGAAGACACAGAGTTGGTAACTACAGTACTCACGTGTATAAGGGAGGCATTCAGACATAGAGCCCAGGTGCCAACCATCTGTGCCTCTGCAGGGGCTCCCAAAgcttcctgcccctgcctctgaacAAGGGATTGGGCAGCCCCGTAAGTCTCTGTGGTCTTTGTCAGTTGTATTCTTTGTCCCCCCTCATCCTCCACACCCATAGAAAGGAGCCCCCATGGTTCTCAAGGAGACTGGAGGCAGGGTGATTCTGGATCAGAAGAAGCCCAAATGGGGTCTACTCCAAGTCTAAATTCCAGTCTAGAATCAACTGGCATCAGCCTCCTCAAGTTGGCACACTGGGTGCCAGGCCATGAAGGAACTGCCACGCGCGGCCTATAGGCTACAAGAAGGGGAATCGGTAGAGTGCAgtccccatcccacccctgccctggaaGCCCCACGCTGCTGACTCTCCATCCCCCAGATCACTTTGACTACATCAGGGCAATCATTGGATCCAAGTTCATTGGGATTGGCGGAGATTATGATGGGGTCAGACGGTAAGTGCTTCCCTATGGCTTGTCTGGGACTTGCTGTGCCACAGTAGGGCCTTGATAGTCACCGTGCCCACCACACTGTGGTCCTCACAGCTTTAGGCCCACCTTGCCTCTCCCCACACCCAGAGTCTATTTCCCGGGCCTTACTGTTTGTTTGCAAACCTTGGCCCCACTCTAGGTCATCATCTGCCCACCCTTAGTGCTAGCAGACCCAttacttctatttttaagttttatttaagtaatctttataatgcaatgtggggcttcaacccatgaccccaagatcaagagtcacgtgctcttccGACCAAGCCAGCCAGGGTACCCTGACCCACTGCTTCTGAGCAGACTCTTAGCAAGGTCTGGTGTGAACTGAGCatttcctctgcctgcagctggGTCTGTGCCTGCAGGAGGTCAACCCAGTTCTTaaaaagcttttcttctttttataaatggAGGGAAATTTTGTATTCAGTGAAAGACACAGATCATtgtgggattttttgtttttgttttttaaatagctccatgcccaacatggagcccaaaatggggcttgaactcatgactctgagatcaagatctgagctgagatcaagagtgggatgcttaactgactgagccacccaggtgccccaacatagaTCTTAACAGTACAATCCAATGAGTTTTTATGATGCTTCAAAGTGGTTAGGAGCTTCCTTCTGCAGTATAATGAGCAGGTGTGAATCATTTACCCTCTTCAGGTCTTCCTTTCCCATATctaaccaaagctagggttcagtaGACCTGGACACAGAGGGCTGTGGTTCTGAGTCATGAACAGGGAACAGGGCCGAGATTTCACAGCTGGCTGGCTCGCGGCCACTCAGGTTCCCTCAGGGGCTGGAGGACGTGTCCATGTACCCGGTTCTGATAGAGGAGTTGCTGAGTCGCCGCTGGAGTGAGGAAGAGCTCCAGGGTGTCCTTCGCGGAAATCTGCTGCGGGTCTTCGGACAGGTGGAGCAGGTATGCTGGGCTGGACAAAAGAGTAGCACAGGGGTCTGAGCAAGTGTGTTGGAGTTGCCGTGGGAGCTGCTGACCACAGACTCCTACCTCCAGGTACGGGAGGCAAGCAAGGAGCAAAGCCCGCTGGAGGATGAGATCCCGGATGAGCAGCTGGGCAGCTCTTGCCGCTCTGTTCTCTCACGTCTGCACCAGACACGGTACCCAGCTCCAGAACAGAAGCTAACTGAGCCTTCGGAGCACTGGACTCCTAAGTGGCCACTTAGACAATCATTATCAAAATCTCCCCCCACAATGGCTCCAGGCCTCACAGTTATTGCTGCCTGTTTAGTCCTCATTCTGTGGTTCTGGTGACCCACTTAATCCTACCAGATGTTACTATGGCAGCTACAGACACTTCACAATGTTCCCCCCATCGTGCAGGCACAAACATttcctgaaaataaatgttttac encodes:
- the LOC123930935 gene encoding dipeptidase 2-like isoform X5 — translated: MCASYSELELVTSVQALNNTRKLACLIGVEGGHSLDSSLSVLRSFYVLGVRYLTFTHTCNTPWAESSAKGIHSFYNNVTGLTRFGEKVVLEMNRLGMMIDLSHVSDTVARRALEVSRAPVIFSHSAARGVCKNARNVPDDILQLLKKNGGIVMVTLSVGVLQCNPLANVSTVADHFDYIRAIIGSKFIGIGGDYDGVRRFPQGLEDVSMYPVLIEELLSRRWSEEELQGVLRGNLLRVFGQVEQVREASKEQSPLEDEIPDEQLGSSCRSVLSRLHQTRYPAPEQKLTEPSEHWTPKWPLRQSLSKSPPTMAPGLTVIAACLVLILWFW
- the LOC123930935 gene encoding dipeptidase 2-like isoform X3; the encoded protein is MQPLDLEGTPAIRRRTLLRLLLLVLLLLLPRPITRAQNTPGTSSSPTPPATPSSPATPAASSAPSLRERARALMRDFPLVDGHNDMPLVVRQFYGNRLQDVNLRNFSHGHTSLDRLRDGLVGAQFWSAYVPCQTQERDALRLTLEQIDLIHRMCASYSELELVTSVQALNNTRKLACLIGVEGGHSLDSSLSVLRSFYVLGVRYLTFTHTCNTPWAESSAKGIHSFYNNVTGLTRFGEKVVLEMNRLGMMIDLSHVSDTVARRALEVSRAPVIFSHSAARGVCKNARNVPDDILQLLKKNGGIVMVTLSVGVLQCNPLANVSTVADHFDYIRAIIGSKFIGIGGDYDGVRRFPQGLEDVSMYPVLIEELLSRRWSEEELQGVLRGNLLRVFGQVEQVREASKEQSPLEDEIPDEQLGSSCRSVLSRLHQTRYPAPEQKLTEPSEHWTPKWPLRQSLSKSPPTMAPGLTVIAACLVLILWFW
- the LOC123930935 gene encoding dipeptidase 2-like isoform X4 gives rise to the protein MDSIATLCPSPPLRLSTLAPACLCRPEQHAAPGPRGYPRDPPPNSATSPAASAAAAAAPAYNPCPEHTGNLQLPDPASHSQLPRHAGCFQRPKSAGARASPDAGLPSRGRFWSAYVPCQTQERDALRLTLEQIDLIHRMCASYSELELVTSVQALNNTRKLACLIGVEGGHSLDSSLSVLRSFYVLGVRYLTFTHTCNTPWAESSAKGIHSFYNNVTGLTRFGEKVVLEMNRLGMMIDLSHVSDTVARRALEVSRAPVIFSHSAARGVCKNARNVPDDILQLLKKNGGIVMVTLSVGVLQCNPLANVSTVADHFDYIRAIIGSKFIGIGGDYDGVRRFPQGLEDVSMYPVLIEELLSRRWSEEELQGVLRGNLLRVFGQVEQVREASKEQSPLEDEIPDEQLGSSCRSVLSRLHQTRYPAPEQKLTEPSEHWTPKWPLRQSLSKSPPTMAPGLTVIAACLVLILWFW